AGTCAGGCAACGCACCCTCAGTCACGCGCTTCTCATCCCGACGCTAACCTGAGTACAGGTATAGCACGGGGCTTCCCCGCTAGCAGCTAAAAAAATTCTGCCCTAGTTGAAACTCTGACTAGGGCAGAATTTTTTAGATTTGTCACATCAAGTTTTCGATCGCAATTAAGGCGATCGAAAAACTTCCGTGAGCCGTACTTGCAGCACTTGTCCTGGTTGGAGCTTCGCAGGTTTGGGTGAAGCCAGGTAAGTCACTGCCGCTCCCGCTGCCGCGCCGCCAAGAACTTCTTCACCGGAACCACCCATCAGAGCTCCAGCCAAGGCTCCTAGGGCCGAATTTCTCACGACTTTTTCCTGCGAAACTTGCAGTTTGCCCCCTAAAAGCGCTGACTCTGCTGCTAGTGGCACATTTCGACCCTGTAGGCTGATTGCTTGGGCAATAAAACGGCTTCCCCCACTCGTCGTTTCAAAGCGCCCAATGATGGCAGCCCCAGTTGGAGCCAAGATGCTGCCGTTGCGATCGCGAATTTCTGTTTGCAGCAATAATACTTCCTGTTGCGGGGCTCCTGGCTTTAGCTCCAAAACTTCAGCACCCGAATATTGCAGTTGTAAGGTCGTACCAGATGGCAGCATAATTCCATCTCCTACAGCCACTAAACTCGAATCTGGCTGTAAGTTGGCTTGTGGATTGGAAGTTTCTATGGGTAAAGCTTCGGTTCCTGCCTCCAAAGTTGGCGAGCTAGGAGACGTAACAGCAGGTGCGGAGCTTGTAGCGGCTAAAGGTTGACCAAACTCAATCACCCGTCCCACAGCTTCATCCACGTTCGGGGTTCTAAATGGTTGAGGTGATTCCGATGTCACTGGACGAGTGGGGGCAGGCTGTATCGAAGGGGATGACAAAGATGGCACAGTTACAGTGGCACTAGGCTGAGGCGTAAAAACCGCTGGGGGCAGCACTGGGGCAGCTTCTGTATTAGTCGCGGTAGTTGGCACGCGATCGCCTGATGGAGGCACCTGAGTAGGGGCAGCAGTACCATTCATCGGTGGCACACTCACGGTTACGGGCTGCTGTGAGCGAAAGTTAGCGGGGGGTAATCCTGCCGTCTCTAGTTCTGGAGTAGGTTGAGGCAGATTTGCGGTAGGTTTCACTTCCGGTTGAGCGGTTGCAAGAGCAGGAGCCGTTTCCATTGGCTCTTCTACAACTGGTACTGCTGGCATCTGAGGTTCCGCCACAGGCTGAGATACAGCAGTTGTTGCAGGAGGTGCAGGAGCGATCGCCACGTTTGGTTGAGCTGGGGTAGCGGGTGGCTTGACTGCTGGCTGTACTCTGGGCTGGGCGGCTATTGGCGGTGCCGATGGTTTTGCTGATGTAGTCGGTTTTGCTGGCGTAGTCGGAGTTGGGCGATCGCGAGTTGGGGCTTTCTGAGGCGCACTTTGAGGAGGTTGGGTTGTAGGCGTTGGCTTAGCATCTGTCACCGCAGGCGACAACCTAGGGCTAAAGACGGCTGTCTCTGAAGTTGCGGCTGGGGCTGGCCTGAGTGTATCTGAGGGTTGAGGGGTTGTTCCCGTAGGCGCTGCGATCGCAGGGGACGGTTCCGGTGAGGGCGCAGATGAGTTATCGAATGAGCGATCGCCAGGTGCTAATAGGTCGGCAGCATTTCTCGTAATTCTGCTCTTGGGAGGAGCCGCAGGAGGAGCAGGTTGCGATCGCCCGTTTGGTTCAACAGATGGAAGGGAGGGTTGCGATCGCTCACTCGGCGCAGCGGATGGAGTTGACTGTACAGATGCGGAAGTAGGGGGAGCAGATTGGGGTGATGCAGTTGAGGTGGCTGGGCCAGTAGATGTAGCAGCGACGGTGGGCGTAGAGGCGCTACTACCAGCAATTGCACTATTACCAGCAATTAAAGGACGCAACACCCAACGAGTTCCCGCCTTACTGGTGCCAATCTGTTCTAGTTTCACCTGACCGGGCGCAAACACCACATTGGGAGCGAGTTGCATCACAATCCGAGTAGAGCCAGTTTGCTGCTGTGAAACACGAATCTGTTGCACTGGGCCAGACAACATCTGCTCAGCTGGCACCGCACCCATCTGCGTGTTGGGCAAATCCAGCACGATGCGGGCAGGTTTCGCAAGCAGAAAATAGCGGGGCTGGGTGCCTTCTGGTACCGTGATCTCTAACTGGTTGGTAGTTGAGTTAAATTGCCACTGAGTTAGAATAGCTGCCTGAACTGGAGCTATATGGGCGATCGCTCCTATCACTCCAGCACTAACCCCAAGTGTCGCCCAAAGACAATTGCCCGACAGCGCCAGCGAAATCACTTGTTGCCGCAACGGTAATCCCCACACCGATTTCTGATTCTGCATCGCTTTTAAGCTTTTGATTAAGCAAGACCCAATCTTGGCATTCAGGATAATCCTACTGCTTGAAATTGCAATATTTAAACTTCAGCAAGAATTCCAGAAAGTTTTTCTGTGCCGTTTCTGCTCAATCTAGTCTGCTAGCTTCGGCGCGGTTGGCACTCATAAACATTGATAGATAAAGACTTTTAGAGCTTTTCCAACAGCCTTAATTAGCCTGCCTCTAGACTGAAACAGCACTCCAGCAAGACTTGCTAAGGTGTAAGGGGCGTTTAGTGCGCCTTAACGAATTCCAAATACCTGCAACCACACGTTTCTCAACTCGTTGTCGATTTAGGAGCCGCTAATGTCCAACCATGATTTACTGATGCTCGTCATGCTACTCACACCTGGAATTTTGCTTTCAGCCTTGATCATGGCGGCTTTTGCAGCAGGTGGTTAAGTTCGTGACAGGTTTGCGACAGGTTTGCGATCGCACTCTAGACTTTGTTGCCAGATCCCTGAGCTTGGTAGCTGAGATTGATCCCTCACTCCGGGCTTTCTAAAGTAGGGATAATAAGTAAATGAATGTTAATCATTCTCAGGTAAGGCAAAATTATCCATGCGCGTAATTCTCATGACTGGCAAGGGAGGCGTTGGCAAAACCTCCGTTGCAGCAGCTACTGGGCTGCGCTGTGCCGAACTGGGCTATAAAACCTTAGTTCTCAGCACCGACCCTGCTCACTCGCTTGCCGATAGCTTCGACATGGAACTGGGGCATGAACCTCGAACCGTTCGTCCCAATCTCTGGGGGGCAGAACTCGATGCCTTAATGGAGTTGGAGGGCAACTGGGGTGCGGTTAAGCGCTACATTACTCAAGTTCTGCAAGCACGAGGCTTAGAAGGAGTTGAAGCCGAAGAACTCGCCATCCTACCGGGCATGGATGAGATTTTTAGCTTAGTGCGAATGAAACGGCACTATGACGAAAACGAATTCGATGTGCTGATTATCGACTCTGCCCCCACTGGCACTGCCTTAAGACTGCTGAGTTTGCCAGAAGTGGCGGGCTGGTACATGCGGCGCTTCTACAAACCGTTGCAGAAGGTGTCTGCCGCCTTACGCCCGTTGATTGAGCCAATTTTCAAGCCTCTGGCTGGCTTCTCGTTGCCTGACAACGAAGTCATGGATGCACCGTACGAGTTTTACCAGCAGATTGAAGCCCTCGAAAAAGTCTTAACTGACAACACGAAAACTTCGGTTCGCCTCGTCACCAATCCTGAAAAGATGGTGATTAAGGAGTCCTTGCGGGCGCATGCTTACCTCAGCCTCTACAACGTGGCAACCGATTTAGTCATCGCCAACCGGATTCTGCCGGATGAAGTCAGCGATCCATTTTTCCAAAAGTGGAAAGCCAATCAACAACAATATCGCCAAGAAATTCACGACAACTTCAGTCCATTGCCCGTTAAGGAAGTGCCCCTGTATTCGGAAGAAATGTGTGGACTGGCCGCTTTAGAACGATTGAAAGACACTTTATATAAGGACGAAGATCCAGCGCAGGTTTACTACAAAGAAACTACTTTACGAATTGTGCAAGACCAGAATCAATACAGTTTGGAAGTGTATTTACCTGGAATCCCTAAGAACCAAGTGGAACTGAGCAAGAACGGCGACGAACTCAATATTCGCATCGGCAACCATCGCCGGAACTTGGTACTGCCTCAATCTTTGGCCGCTTTACAACCCGCTGGAGCCAAAATGGAGGACGACTTCCTTAAAATCCGCTTTGCGGATAGCGTCCGAGTCTAGCAGCTCAGTTTCAGCTTAAATCACAATTTCAGCAGTCATACTAAAAACTAAACGGACAATGGGGTAAAAACACCGATTGTCCGTTTTTAATTGGGTTATTAGTTGCTGAGTTGAGATGCTATTGCGATCGCTCTCTCAAACAGCGACCACCTAACTCCTAATCTGGACTGGCATCACCAAGTAAGTCATTTTGATGCTACCTAGAGGGGTCAAGACTACGGGTGTAGTAGCTGAGTTGAGCTGCATCTGGATCTCAGAGGTATTCAAGGCTTTTAAGCCATCCATTAAGTATTTGACGTTAAATGCCACGTCCAAGCTATCACCCGATACCTGAGCGGGAATCACTTCTCGACCATTCCCGACATCTTGAGCATCGACTGAAAGCGCAATCTCTTGCTGCTCCAAATCTAGGCTGAGCTTGACCACGTTATTTTTTTGGTCTGCTAAAACTGCAATTCGCTCCAACGCGCCCAAAAACAATCGCCGTTCTACCGTCATTTGCCGCGAGAACTGCCGAGGAATTAGTTGACGGTAGTTGGGGTATTGACCTTCTAATAGGCGGCTGGTTAAGCGTTGGTCAGCCCATTCAAACACTGCTTGGCTAGGGTTGAGGTGCAATGCCACAGAATCTTCGGTGGGGCGCATCCCCACCATGCGCTCTAACTCACGCAACGTCTTAGCAGGAATGGTGACGGTGAGTTCGGTATCTGCGATCGCTCCTCCAGCTTGAGCATCTGGGGTTTCTCCCGTCGTCTGCACCACGGCTAAGCGGTGACCATCGGTCGCTGCAAACTCCAAGCTGCCTTGCTGCAAGGTCAGATGCACACCCGTCAGAATTTGCTTTGTTTCGTCCGCACTAGTGGCAAACAAAGACCCCTGCAAGCCTTGCACCAATGCTTCCACAGGCAAATAAACCACTTCACCCTCTTCGATGACAGGCAACTCAGGAAACTCTACAGCGCTCAGCCCTCGCATCTGATAGCGACCAGAGGAGCAGGTTAGGGTTGCCTGTAACACATCGCTAGACTCACCAGAGGCATCAGCGCTACCTGCTTCATCGGCTAAACCAATTTCCCCTTCTGGCAAGCGCGAAACGATATCGTTCAGCAACTTCGCAGGCAGTGTAATTTCTCCTCC
The sequence above is a segment of the Trichocoleus desertorum ATA4-8-CV12 genome. Coding sequences within it:
- the dnaN gene encoding DNA polymerase III subunit beta; its protein translation is MKLFCAQSDLSVNLSLVSRAIPSRPTHPVLANVLLIADAAAQRVSLTAFDLSLGIRTSFAAHVETGGEITLPAKLLNDIVSRLPEGEIGLADEAGSADASGESSDVLQATLTCSSGRYQMRGLSAVEFPELPVIEEGEVVYLPVEALVQGLQGSLFATSADETKQILTGVHLTLQQGSLEFAATDGHRLAVVQTTGETPDAQAGGAIADTELTVTIPAKTLRELERMVGMRPTEDSVALHLNPSQAVFEWADQRLTSRLLEGQYPNYRQLIPRQFSRQMTVERRLFLGALERIAVLADQKNNVVKLSLDLEQQEIALSVDAQDVGNGREVIPAQVSGDSLDVAFNVKYLMDGLKALNTSEIQMQLNSATTPVVLTPLGSIKMTYLVMPVQIRS
- a CDS encoding AMIN domain-containing protein, translating into MQNQKSVWGLPLRQQVISLALSGNCLWATLGVSAGVIGAIAHIAPVQAAILTQWQFNSTTNQLEITVPEGTQPRYFLLAKPARIVLDLPNTQMGAVPAEQMLSGPVQQIRVSQQQTGSTRIVMQLAPNVVFAPGQVKLEQIGTSKAGTRWVLRPLIAGNSAIAGSSASTPTVAATSTGPATSTASPQSAPPTSASVQSTPSAAPSERSQPSLPSVEPNGRSQPAPPAAPPKSRITRNAADLLAPGDRSFDNSSAPSPEPSPAIAAPTGTTPQPSDTLRPAPAATSETAVFSPRLSPAVTDAKPTPTTQPPQSAPQKAPTRDRPTPTTPAKPTTSAKPSAPPIAAQPRVQPAVKPPATPAQPNVAIAPAPPATTAVSQPVAEPQMPAVPVVEEPMETAPALATAQPEVKPTANLPQPTPELETAGLPPANFRSQQPVTVSVPPMNGTAAPTQVPPSGDRVPTTATNTEAAPVLPPAVFTPQPSATVTVPSLSSPSIQPAPTRPVTSESPQPFRTPNVDEAVGRVIEFGQPLAATSSAPAVTSPSSPTLEAGTEALPIETSNPQANLQPDSSLVAVGDGIMLPSGTTLQLQYSGAEVLELKPGAPQQEVLLLQTEIRDRNGSILAPTGAAIIGRFETTSGGSRFIAQAISLQGRNVPLAAESALLGGKLQVSQEKVVRNSALGALAGALMGGSGEEVLGGAAAGAAVTYLASPKPAKLQPGQVLQVRLTEVFRSP
- a CDS encoding TRC40/GET3/ArsA family transport-energizing ATPase, translating into MRVILMTGKGGVGKTSVAAATGLRCAELGYKTLVLSTDPAHSLADSFDMELGHEPRTVRPNLWGAELDALMELEGNWGAVKRYITQVLQARGLEGVEAEELAILPGMDEIFSLVRMKRHYDENEFDVLIIDSAPTGTALRLLSLPEVAGWYMRRFYKPLQKVSAALRPLIEPIFKPLAGFSLPDNEVMDAPYEFYQQIEALEKVLTDNTKTSVRLVTNPEKMVIKESLRAHAYLSLYNVATDLVIANRILPDEVSDPFFQKWKANQQQYRQEIHDNFSPLPVKEVPLYSEEMCGLAALERLKDTLYKDEDPAQVYYKETTLRIVQDQNQYSLEVYLPGIPKNQVELSKNGDELNIRIGNHRRNLVLPQSLAALQPAGAKMEDDFLKIRFADSVRV